GATCATTGCGCTTGGTTCTGCGGTGATCGTGTTCGTCACGATGCGGCGTCGAGAGATAGGTACGGATTGTCAGGCGGGACTTCAACGAAGATGACGTGCGGATTAGCCAGAAGGTACCCATGTAAACGCTTTGACTTCCTCGGTCCTGTTACTTCGCAGGTCCAGATATTGAGACCGCTGGATTGCTTGCGATGTTGCTGCAGGCGCTCGAAGCGCTTTTGCACCCACTGCCAATCTTGCTGGCCCTCCTGCTTGGCCAGCGCTCCTACATACGGGTGCTCTTGTGCGTATCGCTGGAACACGCCAGGGCTGACCAAGTAGGCTGTTTCGTTCACGGTATGCACCAGCGCCTTGGCATCGTTGATGATGAGGCGCCGCGAAACGATTCCCTGTTTCAGCCACGCAATGAAATGCTCGCCGGATGGCTGCGCAGTAGCGGACGATGGCGCGGCCGGGGGCACAGGCGATGGCGGTGAAGCTGCAGCCGTCGCTGGCATAGTAGCTCCGGATGGTGTTGCGTCGGCCGCATGCGAGGTGGCCTCCGCATCCTGCTGCGTGCCGGACGAATTGCCCATGCCCACCATCGCCAGCATGTCCTCCAACACGTCGGGTACTGTTTGAGTCGCGGGCGACGGTACTGCGACGCTGCTGCTTTCCCATGGTGGCGCTTCTTGGCCTTCCTGGGTCATTTCCGCGACGGCTGCCGGCTGGGCAACCGACGTATCGGTGGGTGCGGCGTCAATCGCCACCATACCAGCGAAAGGAATGGGCCGTTCGTCTGGTTCCCATATCAGGGCGGGAGCGAGACGCAACAGAGTGAACGAGTGGGACCACCCGGTCGCGCTGGTCACGGTCGCGCGCCAGACTGCTTTACCGTCCGTCGTGGGCTGCAACATGCCATGATCCTGCAGCACGTTGAACACGGCGGTGTTGTTCGCGGGAATGCCGTCAATGCCTTGGGACAGCAGATGCGCGCGCAGCTTGTCGGAAACCGTCTTGCTCACCAGCCATAGTGCGTCCTGGGTGAGCCAGCCATCAGAGGCCTCGGGCTGGTTCAGCTTCAACTCTTCCTTGAGCAGATAACGCAGCCCGTCGAGCAGCTTGCGTTGCAGTGCGTGCTTGGGCGCGGCCATGACGCGGGCCGGATCACCACCCAGCTCCTGCGCCACAGAAGCGCGATCAGCCTGCACGACAAGCTCGCCCAGGACCCCGGCGTGCTCATACTGCCCAGCCAGAACGTAGAGCAGCGGTGCCCACAAGGACGGATAGCCGCTGAGCCAGTCCAGAAGATCGCAGTCGAGCAGTTGTCGGTAGAGCAGGCCTGTCGCAGCGCTGTGGAGCCGGTATTCGCGATCGTCGCGGTAGCGGAAGCGGTACGGCTGATGCAGCGGGCCGTGCCACGGGTGCCAGGTACTGCCGTCGGCCAGCTCGACGTGCAGATCGACGGCAATCTTGCCGATGTCGTGCAGCAGCGCCGCGTAGGCGACGGCGGCGGTCCAGGCCTCGGACTGCGCCGCCTGGTCCTCGGGGCTGGCACCGATGGGCAGCAGATGGGACTGCCGCAGCTTCAGGCTGTAGGCGACGATTTCCAGGCCGTGGTCCAGCATGCCGCCCGGGTAAGCGTGGTGGTGGCTTTCGGAAGCGGGAAACTGCTGGACCAGCTCGGCGTAGCGTTCCAGCGGTGCGCGGTACAGGGTGGCGAACTGCCTGCGCGACAGCGACGTGCGCTGCCAGATGTGTTCCAGCAGTTTCTGCCGGCGCGGTGTTGCCAGCAGCGCTGCGGCGGCTTCTGGCCGCAGCAGCCCTTTCGGGAGATCGGTGGTGGGTGCTGGCGACGGAGCGGGGGCGACAGAGACCCTTTTTCGCTGGAACAAGGAGAGCATGTAGGTGTCCTGTTGGCGGGCCGGCCGGGAGGCCTTTTCGCCTTTGTATGGACGCCTCCTGTTTTGCAAGTGCTTTCAGTGTGATGCCGAACAGAATGCGGCTGCAGTTTTGTATCCGGCCTGTCATGCAGGTCGATACCTGCTGGCCCCGATGGAATCCGCTGATCTGCTCCTCATTTTTCGAGTGGGTTCGTAACCCGAGGCCAAAACCAGGTTTGGCAGATCACGGTCCGACCTGTTTGCCATCACATTTCAGTGCACCTGCAGAACTCGTAAGCAATCCATTTCTACCCAGTCGGTTAAAGGGAGCCGGACCGGCTATGCCGGCCGGCTTGCGTAATTCGGTTCGTAAGCGCGCCCATGAGCCAAGAGCGCCCACAGCGTTCGGGCGGTTCGGTTCGCTATCGCCACCGCAGCGACGTTGACGTGTCGATGCCGCGTTGCAGAAGCTGCCCACGACGGCAGCTCTTTACTGTTCCAGAGCACCGAGCGGGCACCGTGAATGAGCAGAGTTCGCAGATAGGTGTCGCCCCGTTTGCTGATACCCAGCAGCTTGACCTTCCCGCCTGTCCCGACCTGGCGTGGCACCAGCCCCAGCCATGCGGCGAACTCACGCCCAGATTTGAATGCAGCGGGATCACCCATCGTTGCCACGGCAGCGGTTGCCGTCAGCAGACCTACCCCTGGAATCTCGGCGATCCTTCGGCACGCTTCGTTCTGCTTGAGCCACGCCTGAAGGCGGCGTTCGATCTCAGTGACCTGCTTGTTCAAGTCGCAGATCCTGCTGAACTGTTCGCGCAGGGTGTCAATCAGAACGGTCGGCAGCTTGTCTACCAAGCGAGCGAGAACGCCTGGCACTGCCTTGGCGACGGCTGCAAAGCCTTGGGGCATGACTTCCCCGTACTCCGTCAGCAACCCGCGCAGAGCGTTGATCTGGGCGGTGCGAAACTTCACCAGTTGCTGACGCATGC
The Bordetella genomosp. 11 DNA segment above includes these coding regions:
- a CDS encoding IS110 family transposase, giving the protein MTDKQTVIGVDIAKRVFQVHEVDWQTGEIISLQLRREKFLEHFVNRTPCLIGMETCGGAHHWARQLMAMGHAVKLLPAMQVKAFVYGNKNDAADARAIWTAVQQPGVKAVAVKSEAQQAVLAMHRMRQQLVKFRTAQINALRGLLTEYGEVMPQGFAAVAKAVPGVLARLVDKLPTVLIDTLREQFSRICDLNKQVTEIERRLQAWLKQNEACRRIAEIPGVGLLTATAAVATMGDPAAFKSGREFAAWLGLVPRQVGTGGKVKLLGISKRGDTYLRTLLIHGARSVLWNSKELPSWAASATRHRHVNVAAVAIANRTARTLWALLAHGRAYEPNYASRPA
- the mobH gene encoding MobH family relaxase; this translates as MLSLFQRKRVSVAPAPSPAPTTDLPKGLLRPEAAAALLATPRRQKLLEHIWQRTSLSRRQFATLYRAPLERYAELVQQFPASESHHHAYPGGMLDHGLEIVAYSLKLRQSHLLPIGASPEDQAAQSEAWTAAVAYAALLHDIGKIAVDLHVELADGSTWHPWHGPLHQPYRFRYRDDREYRLHSAATGLLYRQLLDCDLLDWLSGYPSLWAPLLYVLAGQYEHAGVLGELVVQADRASVAQELGGDPARVMAAPKHALQRKLLDGLRYLLKEELKLNQPEASDGWLTQDALWLVSKTVSDKLRAHLLSQGIDGIPANNTAVFNVLQDHGMLQPTTDGKAVWRATVTSATGWSHSFTLLRLAPALIWEPDERPIPFAGMVAIDAAPTDTSVAQPAAVAEMTQEGQEAPPWESSSVAVPSPATQTVPDVLEDMLAMVGMGNSSGTQQDAEATSHAADATPSGATMPATAAASPPSPVPPAAPSSATAQPSGEHFIAWLKQGIVSRRLIINDAKALVHTVNETAYLVSPGVFQRYAQEHPYVGALAKQEGQQDWQWVQKRFERLQQHRKQSSGLNIWTCEVTGPRKSKRLHGYLLANPHVIFVEVPPDNPYLSLDAAS